Proteins encoded within one genomic window of Haloimpatiens massiliensis:
- the larC gene encoding nickel pincer cofactor biosynthesis protein LarC, which produces MKVLYYDCFSGISGDMNLGAMIDLGVDKGYLIKELKKLSINEEFEIEIKKDERKGISGTKVDVILKENQYEEHHDSHDENHHHRSFKDIEKIINDSSLEKSVKIMSLSIFRKMAEAEGKIHGKDLYQVHFHEVGAVDSIVDIVGAAICFQYLNVDKILCSPVQLGGGFVKCAHGLIPVPAPAVSELLKGVPIKIGAVPFETTTPTGAAILKTMVSRFTEEKEFIIDKIGYGVGNRDTEIPNLLRIYLGRIEKKEKFYFKEQCFILECNIDDMNPEMYEYVYEKLFSEGALDVFITSIIMKKGRPGVKLSVLCHKEKKEELKKVLFRETSTLGVRECSMVRDILKRDFSVVKTSYGDIRVKKAYVNDKDFKIKPEYEDCKKVALENDVPIRNVVREVYNSIK; this is translated from the coding sequence ATGAAGGTATTGTATTATGATTGTTTTTCAGGTATTAGTGGAGATATGAATTTAGGTGCAATGATAGACCTAGGCGTGGATAAGGGTTATTTAATTAAAGAACTTAAGAAATTAAGTATAAATGAAGAATTTGAAATAGAAATAAAGAAAGATGAAAGAAAAGGTATAAGTGGTACAAAAGTAGATGTAATTTTAAAAGAAAATCAATATGAAGAGCACCATGATTCTCATGATGAAAATCACCATCATAGAAGCTTTAAGGATATAGAAAAAATAATAAATGATAGTTCATTAGAGAAAAGTGTTAAGATTATGAGTTTAAGTATATTTAGAAAGATGGCAGAAGCAGAGGGAAAGATTCATGGTAAAGATTTATACCAAGTGCATTTTCATGAAGTAGGTGCAGTGGATTCTATAGTGGATATAGTGGGTGCAGCTATATGCTTTCAATATTTAAATGTAGATAAAATTTTATGTTCTCCAGTTCAATTAGGAGGTGGGTTCGTAAAATGTGCTCATGGATTAATTCCTGTGCCTGCTCCAGCAGTTAGTGAGCTTTTAAAAGGTGTTCCTATAAAGATCGGAGCGGTTCCTTTTGAAACGACTACTCCTACAGGAGCAGCTATATTAAAGACTATGGTTAGTAGGTTTACCGAAGAAAAGGAATTTATCATAGATAAAATAGGTTATGGTGTAGGAAATAGAGATACGGAAATTCCTAATTTATTAAGAATTTATTTAGGAAGAATAGAAAAAAAGGAAAAATTTTATTTTAAAGAACAGTGTTTTATACTAGAATGTAATATAGATGATATGAACCCTGAAATGTATGAATATGTGTATGAAAAATTGTTTTCAGAAGGTGCTTTGGATGTTTTTATCACATCCATAATAATGAAAAAAGGGCGTCCAGGTGTGAAGTTAAGTGTGCTTTGCCACAAGGAAAAAAAGGAAGAGCTTAAGAAGGTATTATTTAGAGAAACCTCTACCCTAGGAGTTAGGGAGTGTAGTATGGTAAGGGATATTCTAAAAAGAGATTTTTCTGTAGTTAAAACTTCTTATGGAGATATCAGGGTAAAGAAGGCTTATGTAAATGATAAAGACTTTAAGATAAAGCCTGAATACGAGGACTGTAAAAAGGTTGCATTAGAAAATGATGTACCTATAAGAAATGTTGTAAGGGAAGTTTATAATAGCATAAAGTAA
- the map gene encoding type I methionyl aminopeptidase, with amino-acid sequence MKKEFWNKLCWCGSGKKYKDCHLDLDMRLEALAAEGHIVPDRDMIKTDLEIEGIRKSGRLTKAVLDMVGEKIKEGVTTEEVNTWVHEYTVEHGGVPAPLNYMGYPKSVCVSINEVVCHGIPNEETVLKKGDIVNVDVTTILDGYYSDSSRMYIIGEADKETERLVKVAKECLYEGINQVKPFATLGDIGYAVQKYAEKNGYSVIRDYGGHGVGLGFHEEPFVAHCGEKGRDMVLFPGMVFTIEPMINQGTYEYNVLKDGWTVLTKDRKLSAQWEHTIVVTREGYEILT; translated from the coding sequence TTGAAAAAAGAATTTTGGAACAAATTATGCTGGTGTGGTAGTGGAAAAAAATATAAGGATTGTCATTTGGATTTAGATATGAGATTGGAAGCTTTGGCAGCAGAAGGACATATAGTGCCTGATAGGGACATGATAAAAACAGATTTGGAGATAGAAGGTATAAGAAAAAGTGGTAGATTAACCAAAGCTGTACTAGATATGGTAGGAGAGAAAATAAAAGAAGGGGTTACTACTGAAGAAGTTAATACTTGGGTTCATGAATATACAGTAGAACATGGTGGGGTACCAGCTCCACTTAACTATATGGGATATCCTAAAAGTGTGTGTGTTTCTATAAATGAGGTGGTCTGTCATGGTATACCTAATGAGGAAACAGTTTTAAAGAAAGGAGATATAGTAAATGTAGATGTAACTACTATATTAGATGGTTATTATTCAGATTCTAGCAGAATGTATATAATTGGTGAGGCTGATAAGGAGACAGAAAGATTAGTGAAGGTGGCTAAAGAATGCCTATATGAAGGAATAAATCAAGTTAAACCCTTTGCTACTTTAGGAGATATAGGGTACGCAGTGCAAAAATATGCAGAGAAAAATGGATATTCTGTAATAAGAGACTATGGTGGACATGGAGTAGGACTTGGTTTTCATGAGGAACCTTTCGTAGCTCATTGTGGAGAGAAGGGAAGAGATATGGTGTTATTTCCAGGAATGGTATTTACCATTGAACCTATGATTAATCAAGGAACTTATGAGTACAATGTTTTAAAAGATGGATGGACGGTTCTTACTAAAGATAGAAAACTTTCAGCTCAATGGGAGCATACGATAGTAGTTACAAGAGAAGGGTATGAAATATTGACTTAA
- the larB gene encoding nickel pincer cofactor biosynthesis protein LarB, with product MNEDEIKELLENVKNGHCAVEDALDSLKELPFKDLGYANIDNHRELRVGYPEVIYCAGKTVEQVKGIIKFMNTKNNNILATRATEEMYNAVKEICSEAEYNSMAKIITVQKKQITKKDTYIAVVTAGTSDIPVAEEAAVTAEFLGNKVERIVDVGVAGIHRLFNKLDIIRSAKVVIVVAGMEGALASVVGGLVDKPVIAVPTSVGYGASFNGVSALLSMLNSCASGVSVVNIDNGFGAGYLASMINKL from the coding sequence ATGAATGAAGATGAAATAAAAGAATTGCTAGAAAATGTAAAAAATGGTCATTGTGCAGTAGAAGATGCATTGGATAGTCTGAAGGAGCTTCCTTTTAAAGATTTAGGATATGCTAATATAGATAATCACAGAGAATTAAGAGTGGGATATCCTGAGGTCATATATTGCGCAGGAAAGACTGTGGAGCAGGTAAAAGGTATAATAAAATTTATGAATACTAAAAATAACAATATATTAGCAACTCGTGCTACGGAAGAGATGTATAATGCTGTTAAGGAAATTTGCAGTGAAGCAGAGTACAACAGCATGGCTAAAATAATAACTGTTCAAAAAAAGCAAATTACTAAAAAAGATACATATATAGCAGTGGTTACTGCAGGAACTTCAGACATACCTGTAGCAGAGGAAGCTGCAGTTACAGCTGAATTTTTAGGTAATAAAGTAGAAAGAATTGTAGATGTGGGAGTAGCGGGAATACATAGATTGTTTAATAAACTAGATATAATAAGAAGTGCTAAGGTAGTTATTGTAGTAGCAGGTATGGAAGGAGCTTTGGCCAGTGTGGTTGGAGGTTTAGTAGACAAACCTGTAATAGCTGTGCCTACAAGTGTAGGATATGGAGCAAGTTTTAATGGAGTGTCAGCACTTTTATCAATGTTAAATAGTTGTGCTAGTGGAGTTAGTGTAGTAAATATAGATAATGGATTTGGTGCAGGATATTTAGCTAGTATGATAAATAAACTTTAA
- a CDS encoding MATE family efflux transporter, which produces MDKSKQLGTESIGKLLFKFSIPAIIGMLVNALYSIVDRAYIGHIDKIGTNALSGLTSTMPISTTIMAFGMLVGIGTSALISIKLGEKKKEEAEKILGNAVVLDTLISFIVGILGFIFLDKLLLLFGAGKESLPYAKTYISIILLGAPLQNIGFGINNSIRAEGNPKMAMLTMVFGAIINIILDPIFIFVFGMGIKGAAIATVISETFNTIWVMHYFISKKSGSILKVKKENLKLDLRIIKSIFAIGMSPFAMQIAASIVVTLYNRGLYTYGGNKAVAAMGIINSIAMLIFMPMFGINQGVQPIIGYNYGAKNYLRVKRALKLAILAATTIATVGFLCVQIFPKTLIGLFIKDDIELLNIGARGLRIDLIFLPIIGMQIVGSNYFQAIGQAKTAMFLSLLRQVVILIPLILILPTLFKLDGLWMSQPCADVIAFILTGFFLYRGMKELKVTN; this is translated from the coding sequence ATGGATAAATCTAAACAATTAGGCACAGAGAGTATTGGAAAACTCTTATTTAAATTTTCCATACCAGCTATTATAGGTATGCTAGTAAATGCTCTATATAGCATAGTTGATAGAGCATATATAGGACATATAGATAAAATAGGTACCAACGCCCTTTCTGGACTAACCAGCACCATGCCCATCTCCACAACTATAATGGCTTTTGGGATGTTAGTAGGCATAGGTACTTCTGCTTTAATTTCTATAAAGCTGGGAGAAAAAAAGAAAGAAGAAGCAGAAAAAATACTAGGTAATGCAGTAGTTCTTGATACATTAATATCATTCATAGTAGGTATTTTAGGATTTATATTTCTTGATAAATTATTATTACTATTTGGAGCTGGAAAAGAAAGCCTTCCCTATGCCAAAACGTATATAAGCATAATACTTTTAGGTGCTCCCCTACAAAATATAGGTTTTGGTATAAACAACAGCATCCGTGCAGAAGGAAACCCTAAAATGGCAATGCTCACAATGGTATTTGGAGCTATTATAAATATTATACTTGACCCAATATTTATATTCGTATTTGGTATGGGAATTAAAGGTGCCGCTATTGCAACAGTAATTTCTGAAACCTTTAATACCATATGGGTTATGCATTATTTTATAAGCAAAAAAAGTGGAAGTATTTTAAAAGTAAAAAAAGAAAATTTAAAATTAGATTTAAGAATTATAAAATCTATCTTTGCTATAGGTATGTCACCTTTTGCAATGCAAATAGCTGCTAGCATAGTAGTAACCTTGTATAACCGTGGTCTATATACTTATGGTGGAAACAAGGCTGTAGCTGCTATGGGTATAATAAATAGTATTGCCATGCTTATTTTTATGCCTATGTTCGGAATCAATCAAGGGGTTCAACCCATAATAGGGTATAATTATGGTGCTAAAAATTATCTTAGAGTTAAAAGGGCATTAAAATTAGCTATATTAGCAGCCACTACCATAGCTACAGTTGGCTTCTTATGTGTTCAAATATTCCCTAAAACCTTAATAGGATTATTTATAAAAGATGATATAGAACTTTTAAATATAGGTGCTAGAGGACTTAGAATAGATTTAATTTTCTTACCTATAATCGGCATGCAAATTGTAGGTTCTAACTACTTCCAAGCTATAGGTCAAGCTAAAACTGCTATGTTCCTAAGTCTTCTTAGACAAGTAGTTATTTTAATTCCACTTATATTAATACTTCCTACTTTATTCAAATTAGATGGTCTTTGGATGTCGCAACCTTGTGCCGACGTAATTGCTTTTATACTTACAGGATTTTTCTTATATAGAGGCATGAAAGAACTAAAAGTCACTAATTAA
- the aroE gene encoding shikimate dehydrogenase: MYKIQQLRDEIDDIDKEISKLLEKRMNVVKKVALYKKSKDVALLDNKREEEVLNKNLEYINNNEISTYIREIFMKIMGESKKYQDYFIKNKSLYGLIGEKLSHSLSPDIHERIFKEKFINGDYQILEITRENIPKVLDELNKVGFKGVNVTIPYKVDIIKYISEISEEAKDIGAVNTIKFYDGRTRGYNTDYFGFKKVLEKWHIDVMGKKAVVLGSGGAANMVYYCLLKSGVDEITIVTRDKKTVIERNIFPKAHIIEYKNLNELKDKYIIVNTTPCGMYPDIDESPVPMDFLSNFNWVVDLIYNPEETLLLRYAKKKGIKCVNGLYMLVAQAVAAEEIWNEITLKEGLIDEIYEYLMLTFSVLPQVR; the protein is encoded by the coding sequence ATGTATAAAATACAACAATTAAGAGATGAAATAGATGATATTGATAAAGAAATTTCTAAACTTCTAGAAAAAAGAATGAATGTAGTTAAAAAAGTAGCTTTATATAAGAAAAGTAAGGATGTTGCCCTTTTAGATAATAAAAGAGAAGAAGAAGTTTTAAATAAAAATTTAGAATACATTAATAATAATGAAATTTCCACCTATATTAGAGAAATATTTATGAAGATAATGGGTGAGAGCAAAAAATATCAAGATTATTTTATTAAAAATAAAAGTTTGTATGGACTTATAGGTGAAAAATTATCACATAGCTTATCACCAGATATACATGAACGTATATTCAAAGAAAAGTTCATTAATGGTGATTACCAGATTTTAGAGATAACTAGAGAAAATATCCCTAAGGTTTTAGATGAATTAAATAAAGTGGGATTTAAAGGGGTTAATGTTACAATTCCCTATAAGGTAGATATTATAAAATACATTAGTGAGATAAGTGAAGAAGCTAAAGATATAGGAGCAGTAAATACTATAAAGTTTTATGATGGAAGGACAAGAGGTTATAATACGGATTATTTTGGATTTAAAAAAGTTTTAGAAAAATGGCATATAGATGTAATGGGAAAGAAAGCTGTGGTGTTAGGTAGTGGAGGAGCTGCCAATATGGTTTATTATTGTTTGTTAAAAAGTGGCGTGGATGAGATAACTATTGTAACAAGAGATAAAAAAACTGTTATTGAGAGGAATATTTTTCCTAAAGCTCACATAATAGAATATAAAAATTTAAATGAATTAAAAGATAAATACATTATAGTAAATACTACTCCATGTGGTATGTATCCAGACATAGATGAATCACCAGTACCTATGGATTTTCTAAGTAATTTTAATTGGGTAGTGGATCTTATATATAATCCAGAGGAGACACTGCTTTTAAGGTATGCTAAAAAAAAGGGTATAAAATGCGTAAATGGTTTATATATGTTAGTAGCTCAAGCTGTAGCTGCAGAAGAAATATGGAATGAAATAACTCTAAAAGAAGGATTAATTGATGAAATATATGAGTATCTAATGCTCACATTCAGCGTCCTGCCTCAGGTTCGCTAG
- a CDS encoding shikimate kinase: MKNNIILIGMPGCGKTTLGKSLSNKLNMKFYDLDEYIEKRENMSIQDIFKNGEERFRNIESEALSEVCKNQECVIATGGGIVKKQCNIDIMKSSGIVIFIDRPLENIFKDIKIENRPLLNNGKEELKVLYNERYELYTKSCHYRLENSKDEQEALNGILNIIFSL; the protein is encoded by the coding sequence ATGAAAAATAATATAATATTGATAGGTATGCCTGGTTGTGGCAAAACTACCTTGGGAAAGAGTCTTAGCAATAAATTAAATATGAAATTTTATGATTTAGATGAATACATAGAAAAAAGAGAAAATATGAGTATACAAGATATATTTAAAAATGGAGAAGAAAGGTTTAGAAATATAGAAAGTGAAGCTTTAAGTGAAGTGTGCAAAAATCAAGAGTGTGTAATAGCTACAGGAGGCGGAATAGTAAAAAAACAATGTAATATAGATATTATGAAAAGTAGTGGTATAGTTATTTTTATAGATAGACCATTAGAGAATATATTTAAGGATATTAAAATAGAAAATAGGCCGCTTCTTAATAATGGAAAAGAAGAATTAAAGGTATTGTATAATGAAAGATACGAACTTTACACTAAAAGCTGTCACTATAGACTAGAAAATTCAAAAGATGAACAAGAAGCTTTGAATGGGATTTTAAATATAATTTTTTCTTTATAG
- the larE gene encoding ATP-dependent sacrificial sulfur transferase LarE has protein sequence MKNSLQEKYLKLLEYIKTLDSCVVAFSGGVDSTFLLKACTDVLGNKVLAATIDTPYIPRWEIKEGKDFAKRLKVKHKFITIPIMDEIKNNPMERCYLCKKNVFSTIKKFALEEGYNCVVDGTNFDDTKDYRPGMKALKELDIKSPLMHMGFTKKDIRDLSKQLGLPTWKKPAYACLLSRIPYESLIKLEDLKKIEKSEKYLMNIGFTAVRVRCHGDLARIEVDKKDFKNILEEELLDVIGDKLREYGFKYVTLDVKGYRMSGLELL, from the coding sequence GTGAAAAATTCTTTACAAGAAAAATACTTGAAACTTTTAGAATACATTAAAACTTTAGATAGCTGTGTGGTAGCTTTTTCAGGAGGCGTTGATAGTACTTTTTTGTTAAAAGCATGTACAGATGTTTTGGGGAATAAAGTTTTAGCAGCAACTATAGACACCCCATATATTCCTAGATGGGAAATAAAAGAGGGAAAAGATTTTGCAAAGAGATTAAAAGTAAAACATAAATTTATAACTATTCCCATAATGGATGAAATAAAAAATAATCCTATGGAAAGGTGTTATTTATGTAAAAAAAATGTGTTTTCTACTATAAAAAAGTTCGCCCTAGAAGAAGGATATAATTGCGTTGTTGATGGCACTAATTTTGATGATACAAAAGATTATAGACCTGGAATGAAAGCTTTAAAAGAATTGGATATAAAAAGCCCACTTATGCACATGGGTTTTACTAAAAAAGATATAAGAGATTTATCCAAGCAATTAGGATTACCTACTTGGAAAAAGCCTGCTTATGCTTGTTTGCTTTCCAGAATACCTTATGAAAGCCTTATTAAATTAGAAGATCTTAAGAAGATAGAAAAGTCAGAAAAATATCTTATGAATATTGGATTTACGGCTGTAAGAGTTAGATGCCATGGAGATTTGGCTAGGATAGAAGTGGATAAGAAAGACTTTAAAAATATACTGGAAGAAGAACTTTTAGATGTTATAGGTGATAAGCTTAGGGAATATGGATTTAAATACGTGACTTTGGATGTAAAAGGCTATAGAATGAGTGGATTAGAATTACTTTAA